One Lactobacillus crispatus DNA segment encodes these proteins:
- a CDS encoding alpha/beta hydrolase — MLLILTGCTMKITTPKKAKSSVKTVKVDKQQSKEKQAKYQVMDQVWRIQQDGVDIYGHIYLPQGLAGKKKAVILAHGLAGNYRDLISYAKYLASRGYVAYTFDFPGRAKNGQSSGVDQLKMSIFTEEKNLQLVLNTIKNRTDVDRKQVSLLGESQGGAVAAMLASKYPQEVKSLILLYPAFSITDYAQAAFKSEKQVPDKLNLFGFTIGKAYFENLFKYNLLKEATKYHGPVLIMHGTSDMIIPDSYSIKANKKFKHSKLYLFKGAGHDFKGKYHSRADTLIDKFLQKNGK; from the coding sequence ATGCTACTGATTTTAACGGGTTGTACTATGAAAATTACTACGCCTAAGAAGGCTAAGTCGTCAGTTAAAACGGTTAAAGTCGATAAACAGCAATCTAAGGAAAAACAGGCTAAGTATCAAGTGATGGACCAAGTTTGGCGAATTCAACAAGATGGCGTTGATATTTATGGTCATATATATCTACCACAGGGTTTAGCTGGTAAGAAGAAAGCAGTAATTTTGGCTCACGGATTGGCAGGAAATTACCGTGATCTAATCAGTTATGCTAAATATTTAGCTAGTCGTGGCTATGTTGCCTATACTTTTGATTTTCCTGGTAGAGCTAAGAATGGTCAAAGTAGTGGTGTAGATCAATTAAAGATGTCAATTTTTACAGAAGAAAAGAATCTACAGCTGGTATTAAATACAATTAAAAATAGGACTGATGTTGACCGTAAACAAGTGTCTTTGCTAGGCGAGAGTCAAGGTGGAGCAGTTGCCGCAATGCTCGCAAGTAAATATCCGCAAGAAGTAAAGTCATTGATTTTGCTTTACCCTGCCTTTTCGATCACTGATTATGCGCAAGCGGCTTTTAAATCAGAAAAACAAGTGCCGGACAAGCTCAACCTATTTGGCTTCACAATTGGTAAGGCCTATTTTGAAAACTTGTTCAAGTATAACTTGTTAAAAGAAGCAACTAAGTATCATGGTCCAGTTTTAATAATGCATGGTACAAGTGACATGATTATTCCAGATTCTTATTCAATTAAGGCTAATAAAAAATTTAAGCACTCGAAATTATACTTATTTAAAGGTGCAGGTCATGATTTTAAAGGTAAATATCATAGTCGAGCAGATACTTTAATTGATAAATTTTTGCAGAAAAATGGGAAATAA
- a CDS encoding Cof-type HAD-IIB family hydrolase, translated as MTLPFKAVAVDMDGTFLDDRKQFNHKEFDQILTEFEKRGVHFIVASGRPYVRLKQDFGKFASRMDFVTLNGSRLIIKGQEAGSYLLNRDDVLKLIHDVHVKYGEMATMVFGRDIAYLHSNVEKDERDFLAYFAGNSTVIDDWNDLPEQIYQITFGMDSSKAAEIERDFNFEHNNQISAFASATFAIDVNTQGVNKGAGLKHLLEKMGMTGDDLIAFGDGGNDIDMLDFAKYSYAMANGMDKVKKHAKYIAPANTENGVFKVLQKYLAEDKK; from the coding sequence ATGACTTTACCATTTAAGGCAGTTGCTGTAGATATGGACGGCACGTTTTTAGATGATCGTAAGCAGTTTAATCACAAGGAATTTGATCAAATTTTGACTGAATTTGAAAAACGAGGAGTACATTTTATCGTGGCTTCAGGGCGTCCTTATGTTAGATTGAAGCAGGACTTTGGCAAGTTTGCCAGCAGAATGGATTTCGTAACTTTGAATGGCTCGAGATTAATCATCAAGGGTCAAGAAGCTGGCAGTTATTTGCTTAATCGCGATGACGTTTTAAAGCTAATTCATGATGTACATGTGAAATATGGTGAAATGGCTACAATGGTTTTTGGCCGAGATATTGCATATTTGCATAGCAATGTTGAAAAAGATGAACGCGACTTTTTGGCTTACTTTGCTGGTAATAGTACCGTGATTGATGACTGGAATGATTTGCCAGAACAGATTTATCAGATAACCTTTGGCATGGATAGTTCCAAGGCAGCGGAGATTGAACGTGATTTTAATTTTGAACATAATAACCAGATCTCTGCTTTTGCTTCCGCAACTTTTGCCATTGATGTTAACACACAAGGCGTTAATAAGGGTGCCGGATTAAAGCATCTCCTAGAAAAGATGGGGATGACTGGGGATGATCTGATTGCTTTTGGAGACGGTGGCAATGATATTGACATGCTTGACTTTGCCAAATATTCTTATGCGATGGCTAATGGCATGGATAAGGTAAAAAAGCACGCCAAATATATTGCACCAGCTAATACGGAGAACGGTGTTTTCAAAGTTTTGCAAAAATATTTAGCTGAAGATAAAAAATAG
- a CDS encoding ATP-binding cassette domain-containing protein, translated as MSSKELFKLNPIKFCLAMGLQIIAAVGEVVVAYVLTLQFDAAKNRNLSLFLTWTLIQLSSYVMVFLFYNLAGIIWQKLIQNYLHLIRQELTDHYFADSQKHAVSAVQNRMTNDLKLLHNDYLDSFRYVVGMLAGIVGVAFSLVTFQWSLLVACLIFAAIQIYLPKLLDKPLQKATEKVSVANRKYLKTLGDWLIGLSEVRRYLASDKLFKTIAENSGRLEAANIEKEKVDQELDYLNQLAYSLGDVLIFLLTGFLVVNNWAAFGLIASIGNFNGALFGSLQGVANYGGRMRATKKLREEIFVARKKIQSEQKSNLEQAVSFSIHNLAIDFRNGEAVTFPDFQVKAGEKILLTGDSGTGKSTLLKLILGELQASRGKIQYFNQKGEKIQPDLAEIGYLPQDPVLFPVTIVENITMFNSKLLSRVKSAIEKVQFAGDIAKFSAGIETKIDLDQLNISGGQRQKIVLARSMVHQSKLILIDEATSAIDQAATMKILRQLTKTDATIVFIAHNFNQEMHQLFDREIHLKK; from the coding sequence ATGAGTAGCAAAGAATTATTTAAACTTAATCCAATTAAATTCTGTCTGGCTATGGGACTACAGATTATTGCAGCAGTTGGCGAAGTAGTTGTAGCTTATGTGTTAACTTTGCAATTTGATGCTGCCAAAAATAGAAACTTGAGTTTATTTTTAACTTGGACATTAATCCAGCTGTCTAGCTATGTCATGGTATTCTTATTCTATAATTTGGCGGGAATCATTTGGCAAAAGTTGATTCAAAATTACCTGCATTTAATTCGGCAAGAACTAACAGATCATTATTTTGCCGATAGTCAAAAGCATGCGGTTAGTGCAGTGCAAAATCGGATGACTAATGATTTGAAACTGTTACATAATGACTATTTAGATTCGTTCCGCTATGTAGTAGGGATGCTAGCCGGTATTGTCGGTGTAGCCTTTAGCTTGGTGACTTTTCAGTGGAGTTTGTTAGTTGCTTGTTTAATTTTTGCCGCAATTCAGATTTATTTACCTAAATTACTGGATAAGCCATTACAAAAAGCTACTGAAAAGGTATCAGTAGCTAATCGAAAGTATTTGAAGACTTTAGGTGATTGGTTAATTGGCTTATCAGAAGTTCGTCGCTATTTGGCTAGCGATAAGCTTTTTAAGACTATTGCTGAAAATTCAGGACGCTTGGAAGCAGCAAATATTGAGAAGGAAAAAGTAGATCAGGAATTAGATTATCTGAATCAATTGGCTTATTCATTAGGAGATGTGCTAATCTTTCTTTTAACTGGATTTTTGGTAGTGAATAATTGGGCTGCTTTTGGTTTGATTGCCAGCATTGGCAACTTCAATGGAGCACTATTTGGTTCTTTGCAAGGAGTTGCTAATTATGGTGGAAGAATGCGAGCAACGAAGAAATTGCGAGAAGAGATTTTTGTAGCTAGAAAGAAAATTCAGTCTGAACAGAAAAGTAATTTAGAACAAGCGGTTAGTTTTTCAATCCATAATTTAGCTATCGATTTTAGAAACGGTGAGGCCGTGACTTTCCCAGATTTCCAAGTTAAAGCTGGAGAGAAAATTTTACTAACAGGTGATTCAGGTACAGGAAAATCAACTTTACTCAAATTGATTTTAGGTGAATTGCAAGCCAGTCGCGGCAAGATTCAATACTTTAATCAAAAGGGTGAAAAGATTCAACCTGATTTAGCTGAAATTGGCTATTTGCCGCAAGATCCAGTGTTATTCCCAGTAACGATTGTTGAAAATATTACGATGTTCAATTCAAAATTGCTAAGTCGAGTTAAATCAGCCATTGAAAAAGTTCAATTTGCAGGAGATATTGCTAAGTTTTCGGCCGGCATTGAGACTAAGATTGACCTTGATCAATTGAATATTTCTGGTGGTCAGAGGCAGAAAATTGTTTTAGCTAGAAGCATGGTGCACCAGAGCAAGTTGATTTTGATTGATGAGGCGACAAGTGCAATTGATCAGGCGGCTACGATGAAAATTTTGCGTCAGTTGACTAAGACGGATGCAACGATTGTATTCATTGCTCACAACTTTAATCAAGAAATGCATCAATTGTTTGATCGTGAAATTCATTTAAAGAAATAA
- a CDS encoding alpha/beta hydrolase, which yields MELKDKIKKFVTDFRDGAYQHDTKRDSGLPHDIPEVERLDNLPYGPDEKWHTLDVYLPKKHEAPFPVIINIHGGGWVYGTKEIYQYYGMGLAKRGFAFINPNYRLAPEKAEFPDELDDVDRYMHWVDEHAEEYRLDRNNVFIVGDSAGGQMAEQYVTILTNPDYAKLFSYKPLNLKFRAVGLNCAASFMLTPSNLDGMASAYFTKNAVNKYHEQLDVEKYINHNFLPTFLITANKDFLHDMQFTLFGFLLGRGVHAICKSYGDEDNPRGHVFFVDQKDELADIANDEEIEFFRKFLQK from the coding sequence ATGGAACTTAAAGATAAAATCAAAAAGTTTGTTACTGACTTTAGAGATGGTGCATATCAGCATGACACCAAACGTGACAGTGGCTTGCCTCACGACATCCCTGAAGTTGAACGTCTTGATAATCTGCCTTATGGTCCAGATGAAAAGTGGCATACTTTAGATGTTTATTTACCCAAAAAGCACGAAGCTCCCTTCCCTGTCATCATCAATATTCACGGCGGTGGTTGGGTTTATGGTACTAAAGAAATCTACCAATATTATGGAATGGGTTTAGCTAAGCGCGGTTTTGCTTTCATCAATCCCAACTATCGTCTTGCACCAGAAAAGGCGGAATTCCCTGATGAATTAGACGATGTTGATCGCTACATGCATTGGGTTGATGAGCACGCTGAAGAATATCGTCTAGATCGCAACAACGTTTTTATCGTTGGCGACAGCGCCGGTGGTCAAATGGCTGAGCAGTATGTCACTATTTTGACTAATCCAGATTATGCCAAGTTATTTTCTTACAAACCATTGAACTTAAAATTTAGGGCTGTCGGCTTGAATTGTGCTGCTTCCTTCATGTTAACCCCAAGCAATTTAGATGGCATGGCTAGCGCCTACTTCACTAAAAATGCAGTTAACAAGTATCATGAACAACTCGACGTTGAAAAATATATCAATCACAATTTCTTGCCGACTTTTTTAATCACGGCTAACAAGGATTTTTTGCATGACATGCAATTTACCCTCTTTGGCTTCTTGCTCGGTCGCGGTGTTCACGCCATCTGCAAGTCCTATGGTGATGAAGACAATCCTCGCGGTCATGTGTTCTTTGTTGATCAAAAAGACGAGCTAGCTGATATCGCCAATGATGAAGAAATTGAATTTTTTAGAAAATTTTTACAAAAATAA
- a CDS encoding DUF2207 domain-containing protein, which translates to MKKKYLGLVALLSLLSVFAIWGQSVRADVDYDIDNVRAIARVNKDGSLTMHRTIKYSFDSDARGVYYKQNLAVKQKLSNIQVKVDGQNIKAATTGKNNTYKLQKQGNSYNFKVYHRIKENDKAKVEYSYLIHRAITNYLDTAELNFKIVGNGWDTDLDHVRAEVIFPGAVKGLKAWAHGPLSGYTQVLPKEGKIIMTADDVAGDSGVEVHAIFPTTVTSANQNIVKENKKRAIEKQEAALAKEANQKRQRKQMLGIGLMIISVLVGFVVVIRGFFIKKVGVKPKIERDLVHNYEIPDISPTTAQILDEADKPNVKAFAAYLMQLAGKNKIKIEKYQTKHLKRTNYRITLVDDSVLTDDLLDFIFNKVGDGKSFTTKDLRDYTSKKLGRRFDKWCDGQYKQVEDKDLLDKKYKKQRSNFRTGMLMGMIASFAIWVISLMMANNIPSFVIIIGIMMIVLEVVAFIVGNSRLSIYTQKGALETDQVRGFKKMLDDIGQFKMKDVGDLILWEDIMPYAVAFGLSKKVLKQLKIEFADELDAAPVLFYSGFYSSSSDSFEHSFERSFSSGVSTGSSSVSGSSGGSSGGFGGGSGGGAF; encoded by the coding sequence ATGAAGAAGAAATACCTTGGTTTAGTGGCTTTATTAAGCCTATTGAGCGTTTTTGCTATTTGGGGTCAAAGCGTTAGAGCTGATGTTGATTATGATATTGATAATGTTAGAGCCATAGCAAGAGTTAATAAAGATGGTTCACTGACAATGCATCGAACAATTAAGTATTCATTTGATAGTGATGCTCGCGGCGTTTATTATAAGCAAAATCTGGCTGTAAAACAGAAGTTGAGCAACATTCAGGTTAAGGTCGATGGACAAAATATAAAGGCCGCAACAACGGGCAAAAATAATACGTATAAATTGCAAAAGCAGGGCAATTCTTATAATTTTAAGGTTTATCATCGAATTAAGGAAAATGATAAGGCTAAAGTTGAGTATTCTTATCTAATTCACCGGGCAATTACTAATTATCTTGATACAGCTGAGCTGAACTTTAAAATAGTTGGTAATGGTTGGGATACTGACTTAGATCATGTGCGTGCTGAAGTGATTTTTCCTGGGGCAGTTAAGGGGCTAAAAGCTTGGGCTCATGGGCCACTAAGTGGTTACACTCAGGTTTTGCCAAAAGAGGGCAAAATTATTATGACTGCTGATGATGTTGCAGGAGATAGTGGTGTAGAAGTACATGCGATTTTTCCAACTACGGTAACTAGTGCTAATCAGAATATTGTTAAAGAAAATAAGAAAAGAGCAATTGAAAAACAAGAAGCAGCATTAGCAAAAGAAGCTAATCAGAAGCGTCAGCGTAAGCAGATGCTTGGTATAGGATTGATGATCATTTCAGTACTTGTCGGTTTTGTGGTGGTAATTAGAGGCTTTTTTATTAAAAAAGTTGGGGTTAAGCCAAAAATAGAGCGCGATTTAGTACATAATTATGAAATTCCAGATATATCACCTACTACTGCGCAAATTTTGGATGAAGCTGATAAACCAAATGTTAAAGCATTTGCAGCTTATTTGATGCAATTAGCTGGTAAAAATAAAATTAAGATCGAAAAATATCAAACTAAACATTTAAAGCGGACTAATTATCGAATTACTTTAGTAGATGATAGTGTTTTGACTGATGACCTGTTAGACTTTATTTTTAACAAAGTTGGTGATGGTAAGTCATTTACAACGAAAGATTTGCGGGATTATACTTCTAAAAAATTGGGTAGGCGTTTTGATAAATGGTGTGACGGGCAATATAAGCAAGTTGAGGATAAGGACTTGCTTGATAAAAAATATAAAAAGCAGCGTAGCAACTTCCGAACGGGGATGCTCATGGGAATGATTGCTAGCTTTGCGATCTGGGTAATTAGCTTAATGATGGCAAATAATATACCCAGTTTTGTGATAATAATTGGAATCATGATGATCGTCTTAGAAGTTGTTGCATTCATAGTGGGCAATTCTCGTTTAAGTATTTATACCCAAAAAGGTGCACTTGAAACAGATCAAGTTCGCGGCTTTAAGAAAATGCTAGACGATATTGGTCAATTCAAGATGAAAGACGTCGGTGATCTGATTTTATGGGAAGACATTATGCCGTATGCTGTAGCGTTTGGTCTATCCAAAAAGGTATTGAAGCAGCTTAAGATTGAATTTGCAGATGAATTAGATGCTGCACCAGTTCTGTTTTATAGTGGATTCTATAGTAGCAGTAGTGACAGTTTTGAGCATAGTTTTGAACGTAGCTTCTCTTCAGGCGTGTCTACTGGTTCATCTTCAGTTTCTGGAAGCTCAGGTGGATCGTCTGGCGGCTTTGGTGGTGGCAGCGGCGGTGGTGCTTTTTAG
- a CDS encoding 2-hydroxymuconate tautomerase, whose amino-acid sequence MPFVHIELIKGRSDDQITNLMKDVTEAVHKNTGAPKEHIHVIINELGKHTYGQGGEWRA is encoded by the coding sequence ATGCCATTTGTACATATTGAATTAATTAAAGGTCGCTCAGATGATCAGATTACTAACTTAATGAAGGATGTTACTGAAGCAGTGCACAAGAATACTGGTGCGCCTAAGGAACACATTCATGTAATTATTAACGAATTAGGTAAGCATACTTATGGCCAAGGCGGCGAGTGGAGAGCTTAA
- a CDS encoding arsenate reductase family protein, whose translation MIKFYGYKRCSTSRKARKWMDDHQVNYEFQDLVEQPPKKEDLVKWMTKYQDRGLKYFFNTHGQDYRRENLKEKVPTMTIEEAADMMSKNGKLIKRPLVVDDSNLTCGFKEDIFEQIWL comes from the coding sequence ATGATTAAATTTTATGGTTATAAACGTTGCTCTACCTCACGTAAAGCACGCAAGTGGATGGATGACCATCAGGTCAACTACGAATTTCAAGATTTAGTTGAACAGCCACCGAAAAAAGAAGACTTGGTAAAATGGATGACCAAATATCAAGATCGTGGTCTAAAATATTTCTTCAATACACACGGTCAAGATTACCGCAGAGAAAATTTGAAAGAAAAAGTGCCAACAATGACGATTGAAGAAGCTGCAGATATGATGTCAAAAAATGGTAAGTTAATCAAGCGGCCATTAGTCGTTGATGACAGTAATTTAACTTGCGGTTTTAAAGAAGATATTTTCGAACAAATTTGGCTATAA
- a CDS encoding GH25 family lysozyme, whose amino-acid sequence MTTTKKIIVRLACATVLGTAGVALTQVNRPQTAVVNAATTSVAARALGVDVASYQNADLSSHAQAGAQFAIVKVSEGTSYRNPKASSQISTALSNNMMPMAYHFATFSSNASAAAAEANHAIQTAQAFGLPKGSYIACDYETGSGNNIYGGKTPTANAIIAFMDTIKNAGYKPLLYASSSVLQNNIDTNSVIAKYPNSLWVASYAISGRIDSPNFNYFPSMNGVSIWQFTDNWKGLSVDGNIAVLPLSIDGNVTSNNGAISQAPATSNTNSASSSNASSNTSNKSTSSDDDKGSATAGYVMKKSYIYNKKGERQSGYYVAYTNITHYGVVTLDNDKTALNMGNGRYIMASNVLGNSRVLKHNAYVYNNKGNRANWRVLRKGTPIKTYGSRMRVNGKSCYRIGRNMYVKAANF is encoded by the coding sequence TTGACTACAACCAAAAAAATCATTGTTAGATTGGCATGCGCGACTGTTCTTGGTACGGCAGGGGTAGCGCTGACACAAGTAAATAGACCACAAACTGCAGTTGTGAACGCTGCAACTACCTCTGTTGCAGCCCGCGCACTTGGAGTTGATGTTGCTAGTTATCAAAACGCTGACTTGTCAAGTCATGCGCAAGCTGGAGCACAATTTGCAATTGTTAAAGTTAGCGAAGGTACTTCCTATCGTAACCCTAAAGCATCAAGTCAAATTTCAACGGCTTTATCAAATAATATGATGCCAATGGCATATCACTTTGCTACTTTTAGTTCAAATGCAAGTGCTGCTGCTGCAGAAGCAAATCATGCAATTCAAACTGCACAAGCATTTGGACTACCTAAGGGCTCATATATTGCTTGTGACTATGAAACGGGCTCAGGCAATAACATTTATGGTGGTAAAACGCCAACGGCTAATGCAATTATTGCTTTTATGGACACTATAAAAAATGCAGGCTATAAGCCACTTCTTTATGCTAGTTCATCAGTTTTACAAAATAATATTGATACTAATAGTGTAATTGCCAAGTATCCTAACTCATTGTGGGTCGCTTCATACGCTATTTCAGGTAGAATTGATAGTCCAAACTTCAATTACTTCCCATCAATGAATGGCGTTTCAATTTGGCAATTTACTGATAATTGGAAGGGATTAAGCGTTGATGGAAATATTGCTGTTTTACCATTATCAATTGACGGTAATGTAACTTCCAACAATGGCGCAATTTCACAAGCTCCAGCTACCAGCAACACCAATTCTGCTAGCTCTTCAAATGCTTCATCAAATACTTCGAATAAGAGTACTTCATCAGATGATGATAAGGGTTCAGCAACTGCTGGCTATGTGATGAAGAAATCATATATCTATAATAAAAAGGGTGAGCGTCAAAGCGGCTACTATGTAGCTTATACTAATATTACTCATTATGGTGTAGTGACTCTTGATAATGATAAGACTGCCTTAAACATGGGCAATGGTCGTTACATTATGGCAAGTAATGTTTTAGGTAATTCACGTGTACTTAAGCACAATGCTTATGTATATAATAACAAGGGAAACCGCGCTAACTGGAGAGTGCTTAGAAAAGGTACGCCAATTAAGACCTATGGTTCACGGATGCGCGTTAATGGTAAAAGCTGTTACCGAATCGGACGTAACATGTACGTTAAGGCGGCTAACTTTTAA